In Gossypium arboreum isolate Shixiya-1 chromosome 6, ASM2569848v2, whole genome shotgun sequence, the following are encoded in one genomic region:
- the LOC108482642 gene encoding allene oxide synthase 1, chloroplastic-like: MASSATLSSRRTNVQDRPSATVSLLEKPELPLKSIPGDYGLPFIGAIKDRLDYFYNQGRDEFFKSKIQKYQSTVLRTNMPPGPFISSNPKVVALLDGKSFPILFDVSKVEKKDLFTGTYMSSTNLTGGYRILSYLDPSEPKHAKLKQLLFFLLKSSRDRVLPEFKACYTELFKTVEYELAEKGKCSFQTPSEQAAFNFLARAFFDSNPVDSELGTDGPTLANKWVLFQLGPIFTLGLPKYIEDLLLHTFPLPSFLVKKDYKKLYDFFYESAGLVLDEAEKMGISRDEACHNLVFATCFNSFGGVKVFFPIMLKWIGLAGENLHLSLAKEIRSVIKSNGGELSLSAMEQMPLMKSVVYESFRIDPPVQFQYGKAKKDLLIESHHAVYEVKEGEMLFGYQPFATKDPNIFERAEEFVPDRFMGVDGEKSLKYVLWSNGPETEHPTVADKQCAGKDFVTLVSRLFVVEFFRCYDTFEVEVGPAPVGVAVTITSLKAASF, from the coding sequence ATGGCTTCTAGTGCTACATTGTCTTCTCGACGTACTAATGTTCAAGATCGGCCGTCAGCGACGGTTTCCTTGCTAGAAAAACCCGAGCTTCCTTTGAAGTCAATTCCCGGTGATTATGGACTTCCTTTCATCGGTGCAATCAAAGACCGGCTTGATTATTTTTACAACCAAGGTCGAGACGAATTTTTTAAATCCAAAATCCAAAAATACCAATCGACCGTACTTCGAACAAACATGCCACCAGGTCCATTCATCTCTTCAAACCCAAAAGTTGTCGCTTTACTCGACGGAAAGAGTTTTCCAATTCTTTTCGACGTATCGAAAGTCGAAAAGAAAGACCTTTTCACCGGCACTTACATGTCTTCAACCAACCTCACTGGCGGGTATCGGATTTTATCATATCTTGACCCATCAGAACCCAAACATGCCAAACTCAAACAACTTCTCTTTTTTCTCTTGAAATCAAGTAGAGACCGAGTGTTGCCGGAGTTCAAAGCATGTTACACCGAGTTATTCAAAACGGTGGAATATGAACTCGCAGAGAAAGGTAAATGTAGCTTCCAAACACCTAGTGAACAAGCTGCTTTTAATTTCTTAGCTCGGGCTTTCTTTGACTCGAATCCAGTTGATTCTGAACTCGGAACTGACGGTCCAACTTTGGCTAACAAATGGGTTTTGTTTCAACTCGGCCCGATTTTCACCCTTGGTTTACCCAAATATATAGAAGATCTTTTACTCCATACATTTCCATTACCATCTTTTCTCGTTAAAAAAGATTACAAAAAATTATACGATTTCTTCTACGAATCGGCCGGCTTAGTTCTTGATGAAGCTGAAAAAATGGGTATTTCACGTGACGAAGCTTGTCATAATCTTGTATTCGCTACGTGCTTTAATTCTTTCGGCGGCGTTAAAGTGTTCTTCCCGATTATGCTTAAATGGATTGGTTTAGCCGGAGAAAACCTACACCTTTCATTAGCAAAAGAGATCAGGTCGGTCATTAAATCAAACGGCGGAGAACTAAGCTTGTCCGCAATGGAacaaatgccattgatgaaatccGTGGTGTATGAATCGTTTCGTATCGACCCGCCAGTTCAGTTTCAATACGGGAAGGCGAAGAAAGATCTTTTGATTGAAAGTCACCATGCCGTATACGAAGTGAAAGAAGGGGAGATGTTGTTCGGATACCAACCGTTTGCGACGAAGGATCCGAATATATTTGAGAGAGCCGAGGAGTTTGTACCCGACAGGTTCATGGGTGTCGACGGGGAGAAGTCGTTGAAGTATGTGCTTTGGTCTAATGGACCAGAGACCGAGCATCCTACGGTGGCGGATAAACAATGTGCCGGTAAAGATTTCGTGACGTTGGTGTCTAGGCTTTTTGTGGTGGAATTTTTCAGATGTTACGATACGTTCGAAGTCGAAGTCGGACCGGCACCGGTGGGGGTGGCCGTCACTATAACGTCGTTGAAAGCTGCAAGCTTTTAG
- the LOC108480243 gene encoding allene oxide synthase 1, chloroplastic-like, with protein MASRDAIVEPITSSISDTTLPSETGETKLPVKKIPGDYGLPFIGPIKDRLDYFYNQGRDKFFKSKIQKYQSTVLRTNMPPGPFIASNPKVIALLDGKSFPILFDVSKVEKKNLFTGTYMPSTNLTGGYRILSYLDPSEPKHTKLKQLLFFLLKSSSNRVFPEFEACYTELFKTVENELYEKGQSSFEKPNEQAAFNFLGRAYFGSNPVDTKLGTGGPSLIAKWVLFQLAPVLSLGLPKYIEDLLIHTFPLPSFLVKKDYKRLYDFFYESAGSVLDEAEKMGISREEACHNLLFATCFNTFGGMKIFFPNILKWIGNAGPDLHRSLAKEIRSVIKSNGGELSLGAMEQMPLMKSVVYEAFRIEPPVPAQYAKAKVDLLIESHDAVFEVKKGEMLFGYQPFATKDPIIFERAEEFVPERFMGVEGEKLLKHVFWSNGPETEHPTVENKQCAGKEFVVLISRLFVVELFRRYDTFEIEVGTSTLGAAITIKSLNKASF; from the coding sequence ATGGCTTCACGTGATGCCATCGTTGAGCCAATTACAAGCTCGATTTCCGATACAACGCTCCCGTCTGAAACCGGAGAAACCAAGCTTCCGGTGAAGAAAATTCCAGGTGATTATGGGCTACCTTTCATAGGTCCAATCAAAGACCGGCTCGATTATTTCTACAACCAAGGTCGGGATAAGTTTTTCaaatccaaaattcaaaaataccAATCGACAGTACTCCGAACCAACATGCCACCAGGTCCATTCATCGCTTCGAATCCTAAAGTTATCGCTTTACTCGATGGAAAGAGCTTTCCAATCCTTTTCGACGTATCGAAAgttgaaaagaaaaaccttttCACCGGTACTTACATGCCATCAACCAACCTCACCGGCGGGTATCGGATTTTATCCTATCTTGATCCGTCCGAACCCAAACACACTAAACTCAAACAACTACTTTTTTTTCTCTTGAAATCGAGTAGCAACCGAGTTTTCCCTGAGTTTGAAGCGTGTTACACTGAGTTATTCAAAACGGTCGAAAATGAACTCTATGAAAAGGGCCAAAGTAGTTTTGAGAAACCTAATGAACAAGCTGCATTTAATTTCTTAGGTAGAGCTTATTTCGGTTCAAACCCGGTTGATACTAAACTCGGAACCGGCGGTCCGAGTTTGATCGCTAAATGGGTATTATTTCAACTCGCTCCGGTTCTTTCCCTTGGTTTACCCAAATATATAGAAGATCTTTTAATTCATACGTTTCCATTGCCATCTTTTCTTGTGAAAAAAGACTACAAAAGATTATACGATTTTTTCTACGAATCGGCCGGTTCTGTTCTTGATGAAGCTGAAAAAATGGGTATTTCACGTGAAGAAGCTTGTCATAATCTTTTATTCGCTACGTGCTTTAATACCTTCGGCGGCATGAAAATCTTCTTCCCCAATATATTGAAATGGATCGGTAATGCCGGACCGGACCTACACCGTTCATTAGCAAAAGAGATCAGGTCGGTGATCAAATCCAATGGTGGAGAATTAAGTTTGGGTGCAATGGAACAAATGCCGTTGATGAAATCGGTGGTGTACGAAGCTTTCCGTATTGAACCACCGGTGCCGGCGCAATATGCAAAAGCGAAGGTGGATTTGTTGATTGAAAGTCACGACGCCGTTTTCGAAGTGAAAAAAGGGGAGATGTTATTCGGGTACCAACCGTTTGCGACCAAAGATCCGATAATATTTGAAAGAGCTGAAGAGTTTGTACCAGAGAGGTTTATGGGTGTTGAAGGGGAGAAATTGTTGAAACATGTGTTTTGGTCGAACGGACCGGAAACGGAGCATCCGACGGTGGAGAATAAACAGTGTGCCGGTAAGGAATTTGTGGTGTTGATTTCTAGGTTGTTTGTGGTGGAACTTTTCCGACGTTATGATACGTTTGAGATTGAAGTTGGGACATCGACGTTGGGGGCTGCCATTACCATAAAGTCGTTAAATAAAGCAAGCTTTTAA